The following are from one region of the Bacillus methanolicus MGA3 genome:
- a CDS encoding ATP-dependent DNA helicase, whose amino-acid sequence MISRLPFTISKTESFFQKLNEWIGDVFYDILPEAGFELRDEQIYMAFQLEKAFKEKKVIFAEAGVGTGKTIVYLLYAIAYARYTNRPAIIACADETLIEQLVKEEGDIAKLEKALSLNIDVRLAKSRDQYLCLKKLDHLYLEEGVYADVYERLPAFVYGDLSMQSFHHYGDRKDYPDLTDEQWEKIAWDPFQDCLSCEMRHRCGQTLHREYYRGARDLIICSHDFYMEHIWTKDSRKREGQLPLLPDSCAVVFDEGHLLEYACQKALTYRLTEQTLENLLTRLSANDIRENTLTKIEEVILQSSTFFDVLTSSSSKVAGSDKQVIQKNQSVLDHGKRLLDIINGLEEELVFESEMFTINDYDLKIVEEYLEQITYSLSLFLKDAKGISWFEMNNEGRTLVIMPRMVEEIMREEVFSQNIPFIFSSATLSENHSFEYMARSLGIDEYLSFSVDSPFDYDQNMEIFMRKFSSNDLTEKFSYTLKEINKTDGRSLVLFNDSNHLSEFKKFAGESTSFPIYYEGEAEISTLVSKFQNEEESVLCSTHLWEGLDIPGRSLENVIIFSLPFPPEDPVFTAKREGSDNPFWEVDVPYMLLRLRQGVGRLIRSRDDKGQVHILINEEENPEVIELVKKVLPTEVTEF is encoded by the coding sequence ATGATAAGCAGATTGCCATTTACGATATCTAAAACAGAGTCATTTTTTCAAAAACTTAATGAGTGGATCGGAGATGTATTTTATGACATTCTTCCAGAAGCCGGATTTGAACTGAGGGATGAACAAATATACATGGCCTTCCAGCTTGAAAAAGCTTTTAAAGAAAAGAAAGTCATTTTTGCGGAAGCAGGGGTTGGAACAGGAAAAACGATCGTTTATCTTTTATACGCCATCGCGTATGCTCGTTACACGAATAGGCCGGCAATTATTGCTTGTGCAGATGAAACATTGATAGAGCAGCTAGTCAAGGAGGAAGGGGATATTGCGAAATTAGAAAAAGCATTATCCCTCAATATTGATGTACGGCTTGCAAAGTCGAGAGATCAGTATTTGTGCTTAAAAAAACTTGATCATCTTTACCTAGAGGAAGGGGTATATGCTGATGTTTATGAAAGGCTGCCTGCGTTTGTATATGGCGATTTATCTATGCAGTCTTTCCATCATTACGGTGACCGCAAGGATTACCCTGATCTAACAGATGAACAATGGGAAAAAATAGCATGGGATCCTTTTCAGGATTGCTTAAGCTGCGAAATGCGGCATCGGTGCGGCCAAACTCTTCACCGTGAATATTATCGCGGAGCTCGAGACTTAATTATTTGTTCGCACGATTTTTATATGGAGCATATTTGGACAAAAGATTCTAGAAAGCGCGAAGGACAGCTTCCGCTTTTGCCGGACAGCTGCGCAGTTGTTTTTGATGAAGGCCATCTTCTTGAGTATGCGTGCCAAAAAGCGTTAACGTACCGGTTAACGGAACAAACACTAGAAAATCTTTTAACAAGATTATCAGCCAATGATATAAGGGAAAATACGTTAACGAAAATTGAAGAAGTGATACTTCAGAGTTCTACGTTTTTTGATGTATTAACAAGTTCTTCTTCAAAAGTAGCTGGATCTGATAAACAGGTGATCCAAAAAAACCAATCTGTTCTCGATCATGGAAAAAGACTTCTCGACATCATTAATGGCCTTGAAGAAGAATTAGTTTTTGAAAGTGAAATGTTTACGATAAACGATTATGATTTAAAAATTGTCGAAGAATACTTGGAACAAATAACATATTCTCTGTCACTTTTTCTGAAAGATGCTAAAGGAATTTCGTGGTTTGAAATGAATAATGAAGGAAGAACGCTTGTCATTATGCCAAGAATGGTTGAAGAAATTATGAGGGAAGAAGTATTTTCGCAAAATATACCGTTTATTTTTTCATCAGCGACACTTTCTGAAAATCATTCTTTTGAATATATGGCAAGAAGTCTTGGCATTGATGAATATTTATCTTTTTCAGTCGATTCACCTTTTGACTATGATCAAAATATGGAGATTTTTATGAGGAAGTTCTCGTCAAACGATCTAACTGAAAAGTTTTCTTATACATTAAAGGAAATAAATAAAACAGACGGGAGAAGCCTTGTTTTATTTAATGATTCAAACCACTTGTCAGAGTTTAAAAAGTTTGCAGGAGAGTCTACATCTTTTCCCATTTACTATGAAGGTGAAGCGGAAATCAGCACGCTGGTTTCCAAGTTTCAAAATGAAGAAGAATCCGTTCTTTGTTCCACTCATCTTTGGGAAGGTTTGGATATTCCGGGAAGATCTTTGGAAAATGTCATTATTTTTTCTCTTCCATTTCCGCCGGAAGATCCTGTGTTTACTGCCAAACGTGAAGGATCGGACAACCCTTTTTGGGAAGTTGATGTTCCATACATGCTTCTGCGTTTAAGACAAGGTGTAGGAAGGCTGATTAGGAGTCGTGATGATAAAGGTCAGGTACACATTTTAATAAATGAGGAAGAAAATCCTGAAGTGATTGAACTGGTGAAAAAGGTTTTGCCAACGGAAGTTACTGAATTTTAA
- a CDS encoding xanthine phosphoribosyltransferase, with protein sequence MDFLKKKIRDEGVILSDSVLKVDSFLNHQIDPVLMQEIGKEFARLFQHEKITKVLTIESSGIAPGLMTALQLGVPVVFARKRMSLTLAGDLLTASIYSFTKQETNEISVSQKYVTPDDRVLIIDDFLANGQAALGLAEIVQKAGATVVGFGIVIEKSFQKGSELLRSRGFRVESLARIGSLEKGKVQFIEESEVVNA encoded by the coding sequence ATGGATTTTCTAAAGAAAAAAATTCGGGATGAAGGCGTCATCCTTTCCGATTCGGTTTTAAAGGTGGATTCTTTTCTTAACCATCAAATTGATCCTGTCTTAATGCAAGAAATAGGAAAAGAATTTGCCCGGTTGTTTCAACACGAAAAGATTACGAAAGTTTTAACAATTGAGTCTTCAGGAATTGCACCTGGACTAATGACGGCATTACAGCTTGGGGTGCCGGTTGTATTTGCTAGAAAAAGAATGTCGCTTACTTTAGCCGGCGATTTGCTTACTGCCTCTATCTATTCATTCACAAAGCAAGAGACTAATGAAATATCTGTTTCTCAAAAATATGTCACACCTGATGACAGGGTTTTGATCATTGATGACTTTTTAGCAAATGGCCAGGCTGCTTTAGGATTGGCAGAAATTGTCCAAAAAGCAGGGGCAACAGTGGTCGGTTTTGGAATCGTCATTGAAAAGTCTTTTCAAAAGGGAAGTGAACTATTGCGTTCTAGAGGCTTCAGGGTAGAGTCTCTTGCAAGAATTGGTTCGCTTGAAAAAGGGAAAGTCCAGTTTATTGAAGAGTCGGAGGTAGTAAACGCATGA
- a CDS encoding b(o/a)3-type cytochrome-c oxidase subunit 1: protein MNNSSAFIKVDRRDGKLAMAHFYVAFIALAIGGLCGLLQTLVRSGKFELPAGIGYYQILTVHGVVLGLVLTTFFITGFQIAAVSRTSGTLTNGQRKVGWAGFFLMTIGTVMAATMILLNKASVLYTFYAPLQAHACFYLGLTLVIVGSWLGGIVVIMSYVKWRKANPGKPSPLLTFMALVNSLLWFIATLGVAVSVLTQLLPWSLGLIDTVNVLLTRTLFWYFGHPLVYFWLLPAYMAWYVVIPKVIGGKIFSDSLARLSFILLLLFSIPVGFHHQLVEPGIDPGWKFLQVILTFLVTIPSLMTAFSLFATFENFGRSKGATGLFGWFKMLPWGDARFVVPFIGMLAFIPGGAGGMINASHQMNQVVHNTIWVTGHFHLTIATAVILTYFGISYWLIPHLTGRTLTKKLNKLAIIQGVLWAIGMTFMSGAMHAAGLLGAPRRSAFSTYLNSHQAMEWIPYQVAQAVGGTILFLSIILMLYIFINLAFFAPKGEQEFPVGEVAEEAEKTPMVLENWKLWLGLSAALILFAYTIPLIDIIQNAPPGSKGYKFW, encoded by the coding sequence ATGAATAACTCATCCGCTTTTATAAAAGTTGACCGCCGGGATGGCAAATTGGCAATGGCTCATTTTTATGTGGCGTTTATTGCTTTAGCAATTGGCGGACTATGCGGACTTTTACAAACGTTAGTTCGTTCAGGTAAATTTGAATTGCCTGCCGGAATCGGCTACTATCAAATATTAACGGTTCACGGGGTTGTTTTAGGACTTGTTTTAACTACCTTCTTTATTACAGGATTTCAAATTGCAGCAGTTAGCCGTACTTCAGGAACCTTAACAAACGGCCAGCGGAAAGTTGGCTGGGCTGGTTTCTTTTTAATGACAATTGGTACAGTAATGGCTGCCACTATGATTTTACTTAATAAAGCATCTGTACTTTATACGTTCTATGCACCGCTGCAAGCTCATGCTTGTTTCTATCTTGGACTTACACTTGTTATTGTCGGTAGTTGGCTTGGCGGAATTGTCGTCATTATGTCATATGTAAAATGGAGAAAAGCCAACCCTGGCAAACCAAGTCCTCTTCTTACGTTTATGGCATTAGTAAACTCTTTATTGTGGTTTATTGCAACTCTCGGAGTTGCTGTCAGTGTACTGACTCAATTGCTTCCTTGGTCTTTAGGATTAATTGATACTGTAAATGTATTACTTACTCGCACTCTTTTCTGGTACTTTGGCCATCCGCTTGTATACTTCTGGCTGCTGCCAGCGTATATGGCTTGGTATGTTGTTATTCCAAAAGTTATTGGAGGCAAAATTTTCTCTGATTCATTGGCTCGTTTATCTTTTATCTTATTATTGCTTTTCTCAATCCCAGTTGGTTTCCACCATCAATTAGTAGAACCAGGGATTGACCCAGGATGGAAATTCTTGCAAGTTATTTTAACATTCTTGGTTACAATACCATCTTTAATGACTGCTTTCTCTTTATTTGCAACGTTTGAAAATTTCGGACGTTCAAAAGGCGCGACCGGATTATTCGGTTGGTTTAAAATGCTTCCATGGGGAGATGCACGCTTTGTAGTGCCGTTTATAGGAATGCTGGCATTTATTCCTGGTGGTGCAGGCGGTATGATCAATGCTTCGCACCAGATGAACCAAGTCGTCCATAATACGATTTGGGTAACAGGACACTTCCATTTAACAATAGCAACTGCAGTAATTTTAACGTACTTCGGTATTTCGTACTGGCTCATACCGCATTTAACTGGACGGACACTTACGAAAAAACTGAATAAGCTAGCGATTATTCAAGGTGTTCTTTGGGCAATTGGAATGACCTTTATGTCAGGTGCAATGCATGCTGCAGGCCTTCTTGGTGCACCAAGACGATCAGCATTCTCAACTTATTTAAACTCTCATCAAGCGATGGAATGGATTCCATATCAAGTTGCACAGGCTGTTGGCGGTACGATCTTGTTCTTGTCCATTATCTTAATGCTTTACATCTTTATTAACCTTGCATTCTTTGCACCAAAGGGTGAACAAGAATTCCCGGTTGGAGAAGTTGCTGAAGAAGCGGAAAAAACTCCAATGGTATTGGAAAATTGGAAATTATGGCTCGGCCTTTCAGCTGCTTTGATCTTATTCGCTTACACAATTCCGCTTATAGATATCATTCAAAATGCTCCTCCAGGATCAAAGGGTTATAAATTCTGGTAA
- a CDS encoding nucleobase:cation symporter-2 family protein — protein MKPNLFKTASLGIQHVLAMYAGAVVVPLIVGGALKLTGEQLTYLVSIDIFMCGIATILQVWRNKFFGIGLPVVLGCTFTAVGPMIAIGGQYGISAIYGSILISGLFVVLISQYFGKLVKFFPPVVTGSVVTIIGITLIPVAMNNMAGGQGSPDFGSLSNIALAFGTLLFIIVLYRFFTGFIRSISILLGLLAGTTVAFFMGKVDFSAVEKASWFHMAKPFYFGMPTFEWTAILTMILVAIVSLVESTGVYFALGDICNRKLSEKDLANGYRAEGLAILLGALFNAFPYTTYSQNVGLVQLSGVKGKQVIYTTGAFLVILGLVPKIGALTTVIPPAVLGGAMVAMFGMVMAYGIKMLSKVDFTSQENLLIIACSVGMGLGVTAVPDLFSHMPESIRILTNNGIVAGSLTALFLNIVFNLLPMKKRVQTVAPLQEQQVS, from the coding sequence ATGAAACCGAACTTATTTAAAACCGCTTCACTTGGAATACAGCATGTCCTTGCTATGTATGCCGGCGCCGTTGTAGTACCGTTAATCGTCGGTGGAGCACTGAAATTGACAGGTGAACAGTTGACCTACTTAGTGTCCATTGATATTTTCATGTGCGGGATCGCGACAATTCTTCAAGTTTGGAGAAACAAATTTTTCGGGATTGGTTTGCCGGTTGTTTTAGGTTGTACATTCACGGCGGTTGGACCAATGATTGCCATCGGCGGGCAATACGGAATTTCAGCCATATATGGATCAATCTTAATTTCCGGATTATTTGTTGTCTTAATTTCTCAATATTTTGGCAAGCTTGTGAAATTTTTTCCGCCTGTTGTGACCGGATCTGTTGTTACCATCATTGGAATCACGCTGATCCCTGTTGCGATGAACAATATGGCAGGGGGACAGGGAAGTCCGGATTTCGGATCCCTCTCTAATATTGCATTGGCATTTGGAACATTGCTTTTTATTATCGTACTTTATCGATTTTTTACCGGTTTTATCCGTTCGATTTCCATCTTGCTCGGGCTATTGGCCGGAACGACAGTTGCTTTTTTTATGGGAAAAGTAGATTTTTCAGCAGTCGAAAAGGCTTCGTGGTTCCATATGGCAAAACCGTTTTACTTCGGTATGCCGACATTTGAATGGACGGCAATTTTAACGATGATTTTAGTAGCGATTGTGAGCTTGGTTGAATCTACAGGGGTTTATTTTGCATTAGGAGATATTTGTAATCGTAAGTTATCTGAGAAAGATCTTGCAAATGGCTATCGTGCTGAAGGCCTTGCGATTCTTCTTGGAGCATTGTTTAATGCTTTTCCATACACAACTTATTCTCAAAATGTCGGTCTCGTTCAGCTTTCCGGGGTTAAAGGAAAACAAGTAATATATACAACAGGTGCTTTTCTTGTCATTCTTGGACTTGTACCAAAAATTGGCGCGCTGACAACCGTCATTCCACCGGCTGTCCTTGGCGGCGCTATGGTGGCAATGTTTGGTATGGTTATGGCATACGGCATTAAAATGTTAAGCAAGGTTGATTTTACATCACAGGAAAATTTACTCATTATAGCTTGTTCTGTTGGAATGGGCTTAGGAGTTACAGCAGTGCCGGATTTGTTTTCACATATGCCTGAAAGTATTCGCATTCTGACAAACAACGGGATTGTTGCCGGCAGCTTAACAGCACTTTTCTTAAATATCGTCTTCAATTTGCTGCCGATGAAAAAAAGAGTGCAAACTGTTGCGCCACTGCAAGAACAACAAGTGTCATAA
- a CDS encoding carboxypeptidase M32 — MSEALRQIEKEFLEYVKKMSAFSEALSLIYWDLRTGAPKKGVEQRSEVIGMLSSEVFKMSTSEEMAAYIVKLSSAKHLSEVTKKTLDECKKEYDRNRKIPAEEYKKYVILQSKAESIWEEAKAKSDFELFRPYLEKLVEMNKRFIGYWGYKGNKYNTLLDMYEPGVTVDILDRVFSELREKIVPLVKAISESPNKPKTDFLFKTFPKEKQREFSLEILKQMGYNFEAGRLDETVHPFAIGLNPGDVRVTTKYDENDFRTAVFGTIHEGGHALYEQNISSSLIGTPLCTGTSMGIHESQSLFYENFVGRHYSFWKKNYDLLKKYANGQFDDVELDDFYRAINESKPSLIRIEADELTYPLHIIIRYEIEKGLFNDEIHVKDLPQIWNDKYEEYLGIRPINDANGVLQDVHWSGGSFGYFPSYALGYMYAAQFKKAMLKDLPNYDELLESGNLLPIKEWFTEKVHQFGKMKKPLEILHDVTGEGLNAKYLVDYLYEKYKKVYQLN; from the coding sequence ATGAGTGAAGCATTGAGACAAATAGAAAAAGAATTTTTAGAATATGTAAAGAAAATGAGTGCTTTTTCGGAAGCGCTTTCCCTTATTTATTGGGACCTTCGGACAGGAGCGCCAAAAAAGGGAGTAGAACAGCGTTCAGAAGTAATCGGAATGCTTTCTTCAGAAGTTTTTAAAATGTCTACATCGGAAGAAATGGCGGCATACATAGTCAAGTTGTCATCTGCTAAACATTTATCAGAAGTGACGAAAAAGACGTTGGATGAATGCAAAAAAGAATATGACCGAAATCGAAAAATTCCTGCAGAAGAATATAAAAAATATGTTATTCTGCAGTCAAAGGCTGAAAGTATATGGGAAGAGGCAAAAGCAAAATCTGATTTTGAATTATTCCGCCCATACCTTGAAAAGCTGGTTGAAATGAATAAGAGATTTATCGGGTATTGGGGATATAAAGGAAATAAATATAACACACTTCTTGATATGTATGAACCGGGTGTAACCGTCGATATACTTGATAGGGTTTTTAGTGAATTGCGCGAAAAAATTGTTCCTTTGGTAAAGGCGATTTCCGAATCTCCAAATAAACCAAAAACCGATTTTTTATTTAAAACATTTCCAAAAGAAAAGCAGCGCGAATTCAGTCTTGAAATACTTAAACAAATGGGGTATAACTTTGAAGCCGGACGGTTGGATGAAACCGTTCATCCATTCGCCATCGGACTTAACCCGGGTGATGTGAGAGTGACAACAAAATATGATGAAAACGATTTTCGGACTGCTGTTTTCGGCACGATTCATGAAGGCGGGCATGCACTATATGAACAAAATATTTCTTCAAGCCTAATTGGTACACCGCTTTGTACCGGTACATCGATGGGAATCCATGAATCCCAATCTTTGTTTTATGAGAATTTTGTCGGACGCCATTATTCTTTCTGGAAAAAAAACTATGATTTATTGAAAAAATACGCAAACGGCCAATTCGATGATGTGGAGCTGGATGATTTTTATCGGGCGATCAATGAATCCAAACCGTCGCTTATCCGAATTGAAGCAGATGAATTAACCTATCCGCTCCATATCATTATTCGGTATGAGATTGAAAAGGGATTGTTTAATGACGAAATTCATGTTAAAGACCTTCCGCAAATATGGAATGACAAATATGAGGAATATTTGGGAATACGTCCGATCAATGATGCAAATGGAGTACTTCAGGATGTTCATTGGTCAGGAGGAAGTTTCGGCTATTTCCCTTCGTATGCATTAGGCTATATGTATGCAGCACAATTTAAAAAAGCAATGCTGAAGGATTTGCCGAACTATGACGAACTTCTTGAATCGGGCAATTTACTTCCTATAAAAGAATGGTTTACTGAAAAAGTCCATCAATTTGGAAAAATGAAGAAACCTTTGGAAATATTACATGATGTTACAGGGGAAGGTTTAAACGCAAAATATTTAGTTGATTATTTGTACGAAAAGTATAAAAAAGTATATCAATTAAACTAG
- a CDS encoding THUMP domain-containing class I SAM-dependent RNA methyltransferase, protein MDNYQLIATSAMGLEALVAKEVRDLGYECQVENGKVSFSGDETAIARTNLWLRTADRIKLKVGEFKATTFDELFEKTKSLPWEKYLPEDAEFPVIGKSVKSKLFSVSDCQAIVKKAVVERLKNAYKRTSWFEETGALFRIEVALHKDIATLTIDTSGSGLHRRGYRAGQGEAPLKETLAAALVMLTNWTPERPFVDPFCGSGTIPIEAALIGQNIPPGFNREFVSETWNWMPEKIWEDVRIEAEDLAKYDQPLEITGSDIDHRMIKIAKENAFEAGLGDLIQFKQMQVKDFTTKKEYGVIVGNPPYGERIGEKKQVEQMYREMGEVFAPLKTWSIYILTSHPDFEQLYGKPATKKRKLFNGFIRTDYYQFWGKRPPRER, encoded by the coding sequence ATGGACAATTATCAATTAATTGCCACTTCTGCAATGGGGCTTGAAGCTCTCGTTGCAAAAGAAGTAAGGGATTTAGGCTATGAATGTCAGGTAGAAAACGGCAAAGTAAGTTTTTCCGGTGATGAAACGGCGATCGCTCGCACAAATTTATGGCTGAGGACTGCTGACCGGATAAAATTAAAAGTCGGAGAATTCAAAGCAACGACCTTTGATGAACTATTTGAGAAAACAAAAAGCCTTCCATGGGAAAAATACTTGCCGGAAGACGCTGAGTTTCCGGTTATCGGGAAATCGGTTAAATCGAAATTATTCAGTGTATCTGATTGCCAAGCAATCGTAAAAAAAGCTGTTGTTGAACGTTTAAAAAATGCTTATAAGCGAACATCTTGGTTTGAAGAAACAGGAGCGCTTTTTCGGATTGAAGTAGCACTTCATAAAGATATTGCAACGCTCACAATCGATACGAGTGGGAGCGGGCTCCATCGACGCGGCTACCGCGCTGGACAGGGCGAGGCCCCTTTAAAGGAGACTCTTGCAGCGGCGTTGGTAATGCTGACGAATTGGACCCCTGAGCGTCCGTTTGTTGATCCGTTTTGCGGATCGGGCACGATTCCGATAGAAGCAGCATTGATCGGGCAAAATATTCCGCCGGGATTTAATCGCGAGTTTGTCTCCGAAACATGGAATTGGATGCCTGAAAAAATATGGGAAGATGTCAGAATTGAAGCAGAGGACCTTGCAAAATACGACCAACCCCTTGAGATAACCGGATCGGATATTGATCATCGCATGATTAAAATTGCTAAGGAAAATGCGTTTGAAGCTGGCCTTGGCGATTTAATCCAGTTTAAACAAATGCAAGTAAAAGACTTTACAACAAAAAAGGAATACGGAGTCATCGTTGGGAATCCTCCATATGGAGAAAGGATTGGAGAGAAAAAACAAGTTGAACAAATGTACAGGGAAATGGGAGAGGTATTTGCTCCATTAAAAACATGGTCCATTTATATATTAACTTCTCACCCGGATTTCGAACAGCTATACGGTAAGCCTGCAACGAAAAAACGCAAACTGTTTAATGGCTTCATCCGAACAGATTATTATCAATTTTGGGGGAAAAGGCCGCCCCGCGAACGTTGA
- a CDS encoding DedA family protein gives MAHWISIFEQHSYSILFAAIVLELLALPISGEFFMGYAGYLVFQGKMSYFLSVLTVIGAGGIGITATYWLGRIGGYKLIEKYGRYIHLSPTKYNKIAAWMERSGSKLLAFAYFFPGIRHFTGYVSGISRIPFRTFITPAYIGVSLRGLSFITLGKVLGPQWHEFHKIAGRYLLIAILVLSLFLGGLLIYKMYKYKMKNNLLKLIEYISKSLFLF, from the coding sequence ATGGCACATTGGATTTCAATATTTGAACAGCATAGTTATTCAATTTTGTTCGCTGCTATAGTACTTGAACTTCTGGCTTTGCCTATTTCTGGTGAATTTTTCATGGGGTATGCAGGATATTTAGTTTTTCAAGGAAAAATGAGTTATTTCTTATCGGTTTTAACAGTTATTGGAGCAGGAGGAATCGGAATTACCGCTACATACTGGCTAGGAAGAATCGGCGGTTATAAACTTATTGAAAAATATGGACGATATATTCACCTCAGCCCTACGAAATACAATAAAATCGCCGCTTGGATGGAAAGATCGGGGAGCAAATTATTAGCATTTGCTTATTTTTTTCCGGGAATTCGTCATTTCACAGGGTACGTTTCTGGAATTTCTAGAATACCGTTTCGAACATTTATCACTCCCGCCTATATTGGAGTTAGTTTAAGGGGATTATCTTTTATTACATTAGGAAAAGTATTAGGACCCCAATGGCACGAATTTCACAAGATTGCGGGCAGATATCTTCTTATTGCCATACTGGTACTTTCGTTATTTTTGGGCGGACTGCTTATTTATAAAATGTATAAGTATAAAATGAAAAACAATTTGCTAAAATTAATCGAATATATATCCAAATCGTTATTCCTATTTTAA
- a CDS encoding DMT family transporter — protein MKNYLPYFFIACGASLWGLIALFVRGLSSFGFTAMEIVTIRVTAATILLLVIGFIRFRSQMRISIKDLPMFFGTGILSIVFFNWCYFTAINYLPISLAVILLYTSPAFVAVLSFFFLKESLSVKKIIAVIGTISGCALISGLTGDSRQTISVLALLIGLGSGLGYALYSIFGKFALRKYPPFTVTLYTFVVAAIVLLPVVRLWEKSELLLNVNVLLYGGGLGLIPTVLAYFLYTWGLERTESSKAAVIATVEPIVATVLGVIFYNEKLTGLQIAGSLLILTSVIVVNLPTEIGNLQTLGKDGTENKKPASAKE, from the coding sequence ATGAAAAACTATCTGCCTTATTTTTTCATTGCCTGTGGTGCTTCATTATGGGGGCTGATAGCTTTATTTGTTAGGGGTCTTTCAAGCTTTGGATTCACAGCAATGGAAATTGTAACGATTAGGGTGACTGCAGCAACAATCTTGCTATTGGTTATTGGATTCATAAGATTTAGAAGCCAAATGAGGATTTCCATTAAAGATTTGCCAATGTTCTTTGGAACGGGGATTTTAAGTATTGTCTTTTTTAATTGGTGTTATTTTACTGCGATTAATTATTTGCCAATATCATTAGCCGTTATACTCCTTTATACGTCTCCGGCTTTTGTCGCTGTCCTATCGTTCTTTTTTTTGAAGGAATCGTTATCGGTAAAAAAGATAATAGCAGTGATCGGAACGATATCAGGCTGCGCTCTTATTTCGGGGTTAACCGGTGATTCTAGACAAACTATATCGGTTTTAGCTCTTTTAATAGGACTCGGTTCAGGACTTGGCTATGCTTTATATAGTATTTTTGGAAAGTTTGCGTTACGAAAATATCCCCCTTTTACAGTAACACTGTATACTTTTGTTGTAGCAGCCATTGTCTTGTTACCGGTTGTTCGTTTATGGGAGAAAAGTGAACTGCTGCTAAATGTGAACGTGTTGCTCTATGGCGGCGGGCTTGGATTGATTCCAACAGTTCTTGCCTACTTTTTGTATACGTGGGGGCTGGAGAGAACTGAAAGCAGCAAGGCAGCAGTTATTGCTACTGTCGAGCCAATCGTAGCAACAGTTCTTGGCGTTATTTTTTATAATGAAAAACTAACAGGGCTGCAAATTGCAGGTTCTTTATTAATTCTCACTTCTGTAATTGTTGTAAATTTACCTACTGAAATCGGAAATTTGCAGACATTAGGGAAGGATGGTACAGAAAACAAAAAACCTGCCTCAGCCAAAGAATGA
- a CDS encoding cytochrome c oxidase subunit II, which yields MHLHKFEKIWLIFGVAMLIVFLSTVGVSAFYLGNQPPSCLATIDPQKVDETAPFNKPGLKKVEGKDWDYELVFVASAFNYNPGQVQIPKGAKVKVIATTKDVVHGFEIAGTNVNMMLEPGYISEYVTTFNKPGEYTLLCNEYCGAGHHMMTSKIEVVE from the coding sequence ATGCATCTTCATAAGTTCGAAAAAATTTGGCTAATTTTCGGTGTAGCAATGTTGATTGTTTTCTTGTCGACCGTCGGTGTAAGTGCTTTCTATTTGGGCAATCAACCCCCAAGCTGTTTAGCGACCATCGATCCGCAAAAGGTTGACGAAACAGCCCCATTTAATAAACCGGGACTAAAAAAAGTAGAAGGAAAAGACTGGGACTACGAACTTGTATTTGTTGCTTCTGCCTTCAATTATAATCCAGGCCAAGTACAAATTCCAAAAGGGGCAAAAGTAAAAGTGATTGCTACCACAAAAGATGTTGTCCACGGATTTGAGATAGCCGGGACAAACGTTAACATGATGCTTGAACCCGGATATATATCAGAATATGTAACAACCTTTAACAAACCGGGAGAATATACGCTTTTATGTAATGAATACTGTGGTGCCGGCCACCATATGATGACTTCAAAAATTGAGGTGGTTGAATAA